Proteins encoded in a region of the Flavobacterium sp. MDT1-60 genome:
- a CDS encoding NADH-quinone oxidoreductase subunit B, whose amino-acid sequence MSDSNVNMVAPPEGVVGEGFFATKLNDVVGLARANSLWPLPFATSCCGIEFMATMASHYDLARFGSERVSFSPRQADMLMVMGTISKKMAPILRQVYEQMAEPRWVIAVGACASSGGIFDTYSVLQGIDKVIPVDVYVPGCPPRPEQIVDGVMKLQELVRSESVRRRSSPEYQELLASYNIS is encoded by the coding sequence ATGAGCGATTCAAATGTAAATATGGTTGCGCCGCCGGAAGGAGTTGTAGGAGAAGGTTTCTTCGCTACAAAACTAAATGACGTTGTAGGTTTAGCAAGAGCCAATTCATTATGGCCATTGCCTTTTGCAACTTCATGCTGTGGTATCGAATTTATGGCTACAATGGCTTCACATTATGATTTAGCACGATTTGGTTCTGAGCGTGTGAGCTTCTCTCCTCGTCAGGCAGATATGTTAATGGTAATGGGAACTATTTCTAAAAAAATGGCGCCTATTTTAAGACAGGTTTACGAACAAATGGCTGAACCTCGTTGGGTAATTGCCGTTGGAGCATGTGCTTCATCAGGTGGAATCTTCGATACTTATTCTGTTTTACAAGGAATTGATAAAGTAATTCCGGTTGACGTTTACGTTCCGGGATGCCCGCCAAGACCAGAACAAATTGTTGATGGAGTAATGAAACTTCAGGAGTTGGTAAGAAGCGAATCTGTTAGACGCAGAAGTTCTCCAGAATACCAAGAATTACTAGCTTCATATAATATTTCATAA
- a CDS encoding TlpA disulfide reductase family protein has translation MKKLFIAGLVLFSTLNVVGQSKKYVTFEANIANRNGDVIKIINNGKIVKTINVNQKGIFKDTLMVDGGRSRLSDGVETTELFLKNGYDIKLKMDAKQFDESIVYTGKGSLENNILAQRILADEKLYEGSIANVNDETFNKLIEAKRAADAGRLNNKKLDPEFVKIETENGTDAIAYISQLRQKAVEMAKMNNTPSADFDYENHKGGKTKLSDLKGKYVYIDLWATWCGPCRAEIPYLQKIEEKYHGKNIEFVSVSVDTPKDHDKWKKFVTDKQLGGIQLLSDNEWKSAFVTSYNVTGIPRFILIDPKGNIVSADAARPSSPELQQQLDALLN, from the coding sequence ATGAAGAAACTTTTTATTGCCGGTTTGGTTCTTTTCAGCACATTAAATGTCGTTGGACAATCTAAAAAATATGTCACTTTTGAAGCTAATATCGCCAATAGAAATGGTGATGTTATTAAGATTATCAACAATGGAAAAATTGTAAAAACAATTAATGTTAATCAAAAAGGTATTTTTAAAGATACTTTAATGGTTGATGGTGGTAGAAGCCGTTTGTCAGATGGAGTAGAAACGACTGAATTATTTCTGAAGAATGGGTATGACATCAAATTGAAAATGGATGCAAAGCAGTTTGATGAATCTATTGTATATACTGGTAAGGGAAGTTTAGAAAACAATATTTTGGCGCAGCGAATTTTAGCTGATGAAAAACTTTATGAGGGTAGTATCGCAAATGTAAATGATGAGACTTTTAATAAATTAATAGAGGCTAAAAGAGCAGCTGATGCAGGACGATTGAATAATAAGAAATTGGATCCCGAGTTTGTAAAGATCGAAACTGAAAATGGAACTGATGCAATTGCTTATATCTCACAACTTCGTCAGAAAGCAGTGGAAATGGCAAAAATGAATAACACGCCATCAGCTGATTTTGATTATGAAAATCATAAAGGTGGAAAAACAAAACTTTCAGACTTAAAAGGAAAGTATGTTTACATCGACCTTTGGGCGACCTGGTGCGGGCCTTGCAGAGCTGAGATTCCGTATCTTCAAAAAATTGAAGAAAAATATCATGGGAAAAATATTGAATTTGTAAGTGTTTCTGTTGATACTCCAAAAGATCATGACAAATGGAAAAAATTTGTAACGGACAAACAACTTGGAGGTATTCAGCTTTTGTCTGATAATGAATGGAAATCTGCTTTTGTAACGAGTTATAACGTTACTGGAATTCCAAGATTTATTCTAATTGATCCAAAAGGTAATATTGTAAGTGCTGATGCCGCAAGACCTTCCTCCCCAGAGCTTCAGCAGCAGTTAGATGCATTATTGAACTAA
- a CDS encoding PepSY domain-containing protein yields the protein MGFKKQVRFLHKWLGLISGLIVFIISITGCIFCFHDEIKDITRKEWRFVEPQKKSFLMPSVLQQKAKEILPKNTASMVSYYGRNRSAIVYTYSDTENLYLYFNPYTGKYLKTENPETDFFIIVEYIHLYLLLPDYIGKHIIGGATIIFILLLISGIIQWWPKRKHDIKRSFTVKWSSKWRRVNYDWHNTSGFYISITVLILAITGLTFTYEWVGHGVYKTFNFGGDKALETKAPIIDTTKFKTNSITAVDRAFIETAKLQPKAEMFFVLLPQKKGDIISTGAYPHTLRYDHQSNYYFHPLDGKLIQSNPYDKKSLGLQVVEMNYGIHTGQILDLPGKIIAFIVSLIAAALPVTGFVIWYGRRKKSRKNLKA from the coding sequence ATGGGATTTAAAAAACAAGTACGTTTTCTGCATAAATGGCTCGGATTAATTTCCGGGCTTATTGTTTTTATAATAAGTATTACCGGCTGTATCTTTTGTTTTCATGACGAAATAAAAGACATTACCAGAAAAGAATGGCGTTTTGTTGAACCTCAAAAAAAATCCTTTTTGATGCCTTCAGTATTACAGCAAAAGGCAAAAGAAATACTTCCTAAAAATACAGCAAGCATGGTTTCTTATTACGGAAGAAATCGGTCTGCAATTGTCTACACCTATTCAGATACCGAGAATTTATACCTCTATTTTAATCCGTACACAGGAAAATATTTAAAAACTGAAAATCCTGAAACTGATTTTTTTATTATTGTTGAATACATTCATTTGTATTTACTCCTGCCCGATTATATTGGGAAACACATTATTGGTGGCGCAACCATAATCTTTATTTTGTTATTGATTTCAGGGATTATTCAATGGTGGCCGAAACGAAAACATGATATCAAAAGAAGCTTTACTGTTAAATGGTCTTCAAAATGGCGACGCGTAAATTATGACTGGCACAATACATCTGGGTTCTATATTTCTATTACTGTACTTATCCTTGCTATAACCGGATTAACTTTTACATACGAATGGGTTGGACATGGTGTTTATAAAACATTCAATTTTGGCGGAGATAAAGCGTTAGAAACCAAAGCCCCAATAATCGACACGACAAAATTTAAAACCAATAGTATAACAGCAGTCGATCGCGCTTTTATTGAAACTGCAAAATTGCAGCCAAAAGCAGAAATGTTTTTTGTGTTGCTTCCGCAGAAAAAAGGCGACATTATTAGCACTGGGGCTTATCCACATACCTTAAGATATGATCATCAAAGCAATTATTATTTTCATCCGCTTGACGGAAAATTAATTCAGAGTAATCCTTATGATAAAAAGAGTTTGGGCCTGCAGGTTGTCGAAATGAATTACGGAATTCACACTGGTCAAATTCTGGATTTACCAGGAAAAATTATTGCATTTATAGTGAGTTTAATAGCAGCGGCATTACCAGTAACCGGTTTTGTGATTTGGTATGGAAGAAGAAAAAAAAGCCGTAAAAATTTAAAGGCATAA
- the aspS gene encoding aspartate--tRNA ligase, which yields MYRSHNCGELNASNINTEVTLAGWVQKSRDKGFMNWVDLRDRYGITQLIFDESRSDKTVFELAKTLGREFVIQVKGTVIEREAKNKNIPTGDIEILVSELNILNAALTPPFTIEDETDGGEDIRMKYRYLDIRRNPVKNSLLFRHKVAMEVRKYLSDLDFCEVETPYLIKSTPEGARDFVVPSRMNEGQFYALPQSPQTFKQLLMVGGMDKYFQIVKCFRDEDLRADRQPEFTQIDCEMAFVEQEDILNVFEGLTRHLLKEIKGIEVDKFPRITYDYAMKTYGNDKPDIRFGMEFGELNEFAQHKDFPVFNAAELVVGIAVPGAGNYTRKEIDGLIDWVKRPQVGASGMVYAKCNDDGTFKSSVDKFYDQDDLGQWAKITGAKPGDMIFVLSGPADKTRGQLSALRMELATRLGLRKPEEFAPLWVVDFPLLELDEESGRYHAMHHPFTSPKPEDMHLLETQPGKVRANAYDMVLNGNEIGGGSIRIHDKATQQLMFKYLGFTEEEAKAQFGFLMDAFQFGAPPHGGLAFGLDRLVAILGGQETIRDFIAFPKNNSGRDVMIDAPATIDDSQLKELHIKVDIV from the coding sequence ATGTATAGAAGTCATAATTGCGGCGAGTTAAACGCCTCAAATATTAATACGGAAGTTACACTAGCGGGTTGGGTGCAAAAATCACGCGATAAAGGATTTATGAATTGGGTTGATTTACGTGACCGTTACGGAATTACACAACTTATTTTCGACGAAAGTCGTAGCGATAAAACTGTTTTTGAATTAGCAAAAACGCTTGGTCGTGAATTTGTAATTCAGGTAAAAGGAACTGTTATTGAGCGTGAAGCCAAAAACAAAAATATTCCAACTGGCGATATCGAAATTTTAGTTTCTGAATTAAACATTTTAAATGCAGCCTTAACACCTCCATTTACAATCGAGGATGAAACAGATGGTGGAGAAGATATCAGAATGAAATACCGTTATTTAGATATCAGAAGAAATCCTGTAAAAAACAGTTTGCTTTTCCGTCATAAAGTAGCGATGGAAGTTCGTAAATATTTATCTGATTTAGATTTCTGCGAAGTTGAAACTCCTTATTTAATCAAATCAACTCCGGAAGGAGCAAGAGATTTCGTTGTACCAAGCCGTATGAACGAAGGACAATTTTATGCATTGCCACAATCCCCACAAACTTTCAAACAGTTGTTGATGGTAGGCGGAATGGATAAATATTTTCAAATTGTAAAATGTTTCCGTGATGAAGATTTGCGTGCAGACCGTCAGCCTGAGTTTACACAAATCGATTGCGAAATGGCATTTGTAGAGCAAGAAGATATTTTGAATGTTTTTGAAGGATTAACAAGACATTTATTGAAAGAAATTAAAGGTATTGAAGTAGATAAATTCCCAAGAATTACCTACGATTATGCCATGAAAACATACGGAAATGACAAACCGGACATTCGTTTTGGGATGGAGTTTGGTGAGTTAAACGAATTTGCTCAGCATAAAGATTTTCCGGTATTTAATGCAGCAGAATTGGTAGTTGGGATTGCAGTTCCAGGAGCAGGAAATTATACTCGTAAAGAAATTGACGGGTTAATTGACTGGGTAAAACGTCCTCAGGTTGGAGCATCAGGAATGGTGTATGCAAAATGCAATGACGACGGAACTTTCAAATCATCTGTAGATAAATTTTACGATCAGGACGATTTAGGACAATGGGCAAAAATTACAGGAGCAAAACCTGGTGATATGATTTTTGTACTTTCGGGACCAGCTGATAAAACACGTGGGCAACTTTCAGCGCTTCGTATGGAATTGGCCACTCGTTTAGGATTGCGTAAACCAGAAGAATTTGCTCCATTATGGGTTGTAGATTTCCCATTACTAGAGTTAGATGAAGAAAGCGGACGTTACCATGCAATGCACCACCCGTTCACTTCTCCAAAACCAGAAGACATGCATTTATTAGAAACGCAGCCAGGAAAAGTGCGTGCCAATGCTTATGATATGGTTTTAAACGGAAATGAAATTGGCGGAGGATCGATTCGTATTCACGATAAAGCTACGCAACAATTAATGTTTAAATATTTAGGATTTACTGAAGAAGAAGCAAAAGCACAATTTGGTTTCTTAATGGACGCTTTTCAATTTGGAGCACCCCCACACGGAGGATTGGCATTTGGTTTGGACAGACTTGTTGCTATTTTAGGAGGCCAGGAAACGATTAGAGATTTTATTGCTTTCCCAAAAAACAATTCAGGTCGTGATGTTATGATTGATGCACCTGCAACAATTGATGATTCTCAATTAAAAGAATTACATATTAAAGTTGATATCGTATAA
- a CDS encoding cold-shock protein, whose translation MRTGTVKFFNESKGYGFITDEETGKDIFVHASGINAEELREGDRVSYEEEEGRKGKVAAKVAVI comes from the coding sequence ATGCGTACAGGTACAGTAAAATTTTTCAATGAATCTAAAGGTTATGGATTCATTACAGACGAAGAAACAGGAAAAGATATCTTCGTTCACGCTTCAGGAATTAACGCGGAAGAATTACGCGAAGGTGACCGTGTAAGCTATGAAGAAGAAGAAGGAAGAAAAGGGAAAGTTGCTGCTAAAGTAGCAGTAATCTAA
- a CDS encoding NADH-quinone oxidoreductase subunit A, translating to MQSDQYSYIPILMQFILAVGFVVGTIIISGKLGPKRTSEVKDKNFECGIESVGNARIPFSVKYFLVAILFVLFDVEVIFLYPWAVNFKELGMEGMLKMIVFMALLLVGFFYIIKKKALDWE from the coding sequence ATGCAATCTGATCAATACAGTTACATTCCTATTTTAATGCAGTTCATTTTAGCTGTTGGTTTTGTGGTAGGAACAATCATTATTTCTGGAAAATTAGGACCAAAAAGAACCTCAGAAGTTAAAGACAAAAACTTCGAGTGTGGTATCGAATCTGTTGGTAATGCCCGTATTCCCTTTTCAGTAAAATACTTTCTGGTAGCTATTTTGTTCGTGTTGTTTGATGTGGAGGTTATTTTCCTTTATCCTTGGGCTGTAAACTTTAAAGAATTAGGAATGGAAGGAATGCTGAAAATGATTGTTTTCATGGCACTTCTTTTAGTTGGTTTCTTTTATATCATCAAAAAGAAAGCTTTAGACTGGGAATAA
- a CDS encoding toxin-antitoxin system YwqK family antitoxin — translation MKKCVILVAMMFSGILVAQEVKPELEAVGNKVKATYYFENGKVQQEGFFKDGKLDGVWVSYDEKGNKVAVGEYTDGLKTGKWIFFNENSLCEVAYENSKVSSVKNLQKNALADRN, via the coding sequence ATGAAAAAATGTGTGATTTTAGTTGCAATGATGTTCTCTGGAATTTTAGTTGCACAAGAGGTAAAACCAGAATTAGAAGCTGTTGGAAATAAAGTAAAAGCTACTTATTACTTTGAAAATGGTAAAGTACAACAAGAAGGTTTCTTTAAGGATGGTAAACTGGATGGCGTTTGGGTATCGTATGATGAAAAAGGAAATAAAGTTGCCGTGGGAGAATACACAGACGGATTGAAAACTGGAAAATGGATTTTCTTTAATGAAAATAGTCTATGCGAAGTTGCTTATGAAAATAGCAAAGTTAGCTCAGTTAAAAACTTACAGAAAAATGCTTTAGCGGATAGAAACTAA
- a CDS encoding NADH-quinone oxidoreductase subunit C, whose protein sequence is MALENTLIQDKLAETFDSSVFNFHQERDIFSIETTADKITALILFLKNDSDLRFHFLTDLCGIHYPDNETDHQFAIVYHLHNWYENKRIRIKVYLSGEKPEIKSISNIFLSSNWMERETYDFFGINFIGHPQLKRILNMDEMISFPMRKEFPMEDSGRTDKDDRFFGRTTTNC, encoded by the coding sequence ATGGCCTTAGAAAATACCCTTATTCAGGATAAACTTGCAGAAACATTTGATTCAAGTGTTTTTAACTTTCACCAAGAAAGAGATATTTTTTCAATAGAAACAACAGCTGACAAAATCACTGCTTTAATTCTTTTCTTGAAAAACGATTCTGATTTACGCTTTCACTTTTTAACCGATTTATGCGGTATCCATTATCCGGACAACGAAACAGATCATCAATTCGCGATAGTATATCACTTACACAACTGGTACGAAAACAAACGTATTAGAATTAAAGTATATTTAAGCGGCGAAAAACCAGAGATAAAATCAATCTCAAATATTTTCCTGAGTTCAAACTGGATGGAAAGAGAAACATACGATTTCTTCGGGATTAACTTTATTGGGCATCCGCAATTGAAACGTATTTTGAATATGGACGAAATGATCTCTTTCCCAATGCGAAAAGAATTCCCAATGGAAGACAGCGGAAGAACGGATAAGGACGACAGATTCTTTGGAAGAACAACAACAAATTGCTAA